Proteins encoded in a region of the Oncorhynchus gorbuscha isolate QuinsamMale2020 ecotype Even-year linkage group LG16, OgorEven_v1.0, whole genome shotgun sequence genome:
- the baxb gene encoding BCL2 associated X, apoptosis regulator b has translation MACAETPDYRVGEVLLNRVMQEQLDELPSDVPVVVSTKAQEVESDQEQKIVSQLAVMIRTIGDAVKKDGKLDDVIDGMVGKMTSQTSYWKLVEKVFEDSQITWERIAVLFYVAGRIAVKVVIANIPQLVKDILKWTLDYFRRELLDWIQKHGGWMNSFAELARVQVEKMSPMSTWSSAFLLVFLGGVIMGSVITWKLARRT, from the exons ATGGCGTGTGCAGAGACACCAG ATTACAGAGTAGGAGAGGTCCTGCTGAATAG AGTGATGCAGGAGCAGCTGGATGAGTTGCCATCAGACGTCCCGGTAGTGGTCTCCACAAAAGCCCAGGAGGTGGAGAGTGATCAGGAGCAGAAGATTGTGTCACAGCTAGCTGTGATGATACGGACCATCGGAGACGCCGTCAAGAAGGACGGGAAGCTGGATGA TGTGATAGATGGAATGGTGGGGAAAATGACCAGCCAGACCAGCTACTGGAAGTTGGTAGAAAAGGTATTTGAGGACAGTCAAATCACCTGGGAGAGAATTGCTGTGCTGTTTTACGTAGCAGGGAGGATAGCCGTCAAG GTGGTGATTGCTAACATCCCCCAGTTAGTGAAGGACATACTGAAGTGGACTCTGGACTACTTCAGAAGAGAATTACTGGATTGGATCCAGAAACATGGAGGATGG aTGAACAGTTTTGCTGAGCTGGCACGTGTGCAGGTGGAGAAGATGTCCCCTATGAGCACCTGGTCCTCAGCGTTCCTCCTGGTCTTCCTCGGAGGTGTCATAATGGGTAGTGTTATCACCTGGAAACTGGCCAGgaggacctga